A DNA window from Scylla paramamosain isolate STU-SP2022 chromosome 10, ASM3559412v1, whole genome shotgun sequence contains the following coding sequences:
- the LOC135104488 gene encoding AP-1 complex subunit beta-1-like isoform X1 yields the protein MTDSKYFTTTKKGEIFELKSELNSDKKEKKKEAVKKVIASMTVGKDVSALFPDVVNCMQTDNLELKKLVYLYLMNYAKSQPDMAIMAVNTFVKDCEDPNPLIRALAVRTMGCIRVDKITEYLCEPLRKCLKDEDPYVRKTAAICVAKLHDINASMVEDQGFLDQLKELLSDSNPMVVANAVASLTEINEASSSGQPLMELNAATMNKLLTALNECTEWGQVFILDALSQYSPKDEREAQSICERITPRLAHANAAVVLSAVKCLMKFMELMVGDSEFVKNLTKKLAPPLVTLLSSEPEVQYVALRNINLIVQKRPELLKHEMKVFFVKYNDPIYVKLEKLDIMIRLASEANIVQVLSELKEYATEVDVDFVRKAVRAIGRCAIKVETSAERCVSTLLDLIQTKVNYVVQEAIVVIKDIFRKYPNKYESIISTLCENLDTLDEPEARASMIWIIGEYAERIDNADELLESFLEGFHDENTQVQLQLLTAIVKLFLKRPTDTQELVQQVLSLATQDSDNPDLRDRGFIYWRLLSTDPGAAKEVVLAEKPLIAEETDLIEPTLLDELICHIASLASVYHKPPSAFVEGRTGLRRALPKQSSGDNENNSDQQQQQQQQQQQPTVIPNQDSLIPDLLNMDISAPPVVPAAQPAYTGGTLDLLSGGLDSLLGGGGADAAAAPAAGATPPVGGANTSSAGLLGDIFGMPATAGQGYSLPKQLWLPANRGKGMEITGTFSRRNGIISMDMTIHNKAMQPITNFAIQLNKNSFGITPSATLNVPAPVAPNQSVDVSLILATTGPVQRMDPLTNLQVAIKNSVDVFYFATVMPMHIFFTEDGAMEKRVFLSTWKDIPSQNEVQFNIDNVNMNADGISNKLQANNVFTIAKRNVEGQDMLYQSIKLTNGIWVLTELKLQPGNTTIVLSLKSRATDVAQGINEAFQGILHS from the exons ATGacagactcaaaatacttcacTACCACCAAGAAGGGGGAAATATTTGAGCTAAAGTCTGAGCTCAATAgtgacaagaaagagaaaaagaaggaggctGTGAAGAAGGTCATTGCCTCTATGACAGTTG GGAAGGATGTGTCAGCTCTGTTTCCAGACGTAGTCAACTGCATGCAGACAGACAACTTGGAGCTGAAGAAATTGGTGTACCTTTACCTCATGAATTATGCTAAATCCCAGCCAGACATGGCAATTATGGCTGTTAACACCTTTGTTAAG GACTGTGAGGATCCCAATCCCTTGATCCGTGCCCTGGCTGTGCGCACAATGGGATGTATTCGTGTGGACAAGATTACTGAGTACCTCTGTGAGCCCCTGCGTAAGTGTCTCAAAGATGAGGATCCGTATGTGAGGAAGACAGCAGCCATCTGTGTGGCCAAGTTGCATGACATCAATGCTTCCATGGTGGAGGACCAGGGCTTCCTTGACCAGCTGAAAGAGCTCCTCTCAGACTCCAACCCAATG GTGGTTGCTAATGCAGTGGCCTCCCTGACGGAGATCAACGAGGCGAGCAGCTCAGGCCAGCCGCTGATGGAGCTCAATGCAGCCACCATGAACAAGCTACTCACGGCTCTCAATGAGTGTACTGAGTGGGGTCAAGTCTTCATCCTGGATGCCCTCTCACAGTACAGCCCGAAGGATGAACGTGAGGCACAGAG CATCTGTGAGCGTATCACTCCTCGCCTTGCTCATGCCAATGCAGCGGTCGTCCTCTCTGCTGTCAAGTGCCTCATGAAATTTATGGAGCTGATGGTTGGGGACTCTGAGTTTGTTAAGAACTTGACCAAGAAATTGGCACCTCCCCTGGTAACTCTGCTGTCGTCTGAGCCTGAG GTTCAATATGTTGCACTGAGGAACATCAACCTCATTGTGCAGAAGAGACCAGAGCTGCTTAAGCATGAGATGAAGGTGTTCTTTGTTAAATACAACGATCCCATCTATGTGAAGCTGGAGAAGCTGGACATTATGATCCGTTTGGCATCTGAAGCAAACATTGTGCAGGTCCTCTCAGAGCTTAAGGA ATATGCCACAGAGGTGGATGTGGACTTTGTGCGTAAGGCTGTTAGGGCCATTGGGCGCTGCGCCATCAAGGTGGAGACATCAGCTGAGCGTTGTGTCTCCACTCTCTTGGACCTGATCCAAACTAAG GTGAACTATGTGGTGCAAGAGGCCATTGTGGTCATCAAGGATATCTTCCGCAAGTATCCCAACAAGTATGAGAGCATCATCTCCACCCTCTGTGAGAATCTGGACACCCTGGATGAGCCTGAAGCCAG AGCCTCCATGATTTGGATCATTGGTGAGTATGCAGAGCGTATTGACAATGCTGATGAGCTGCTGGAGAGCTTCCTGGAGGGCTTCCATGATGAAAACACCCAAGTCCAGCTGCAGCTGCTTACAGCCATTGTGAAGCTGTTCCTCAAGCGGCCCACAGACACCCAGGAGCTGGTGCAACAG GTGCTTAGTCTGGCCACCCAGGACTCTGACAATCCAGATCTGAGGGACCGAGGCTTTATTTACTGGCGGCTTCTCTCTACAGACCCTGGGGCAGCCAAGGAG GTGGTATTGGCAGAAAAGCCCCTCATAGCTGAGGAGACAGACTTAATTGAGCCCACTCTGCTGGATGAATTGATCTGCCACATTGCCTCTTTGGCCTCCGTCTATCACAAGCCACCTTCTGCCTTTGTGGAAGGCCGTACTGGCCTGCGCAGGGCACTTCCAAAA CAGTCATCAGGAGACAACGAAAATAACAGtgaccaacagcagcagcaacaacaacagcagcagcagcccacAGTCATTCCCAATCAGGATTCCCTCATCCCAGACCTGCTTAACATGGACATCAGTGCTCCTCCAGTTGTTCCTGCTGCTCAACCAG CATACACTGGTGGCACTCTTGACCTACTGAGCGGGGGCCTGGACTCCTTGCTGGGAGGAGGTGGGGCAGATGCTGCAGCTGCTCCAGCAGCAGGTGCAACTCCTCCAGTTGGTGGGGCAAACACCTCATCTGCAG GTTTATTGGGTGATATCTTTGGTATGCCTGCCACTGCTGGGCAAGGGTACAGTCTCCCCAAGCAGCTGTGGCTGCCAGCAAACCGTGGTAAAGGGATGGAGATCACTGGCACCTTCTCCCGCAG GAATGGCATAATCTCAATGGACATGACTATCCACAACAAGGCCATGCAGCCCATCACAAACTTTGCAATCCAGCTTAACAAGAACAGCTTTGGAATCACTCCATCAGCAACTCTCAATGTTCCTGCCCCTGTGGCCCCCAACCAGTCTGTAGATGTGTCCCTCATCCTGGCCACCACAGGTCCTGTCCAGCGTATGGACCCCCTCACCAACCTGCAG GTTGCCATTAAGAACAGTGTTGATGTGTTCTACTTTGCCACTGTGATGCCCATGCACATCTTCTTCACGGAGGACGGTGCCATGGAGAAGCGAGTATTCCTTTCCACTTGGAAGGACATCCCCAGCCAGAATGAAGTCCAGTTCAATATTGACAATGTGAATATGAATGCAG ATGGAATTTCCAACAAGCTTCAGGCTAATAATGTCTTCACCATTGCCAAGCGTAATGTGGAGGGGCAGGATATGCTTTATCAGTCCATTAAGCTCACCAATGGGATCTGGGTGCTGACAGAGCTTAAGCTGCAGCCTGGCAACACGACCATTGTA CTTTCCCTCAAATCACGAGCTACAGATGTTGCACAAGGAATCAACGAGGCCTTCCAGGGCATCCTGCACTCCTAA
- the LOC135104488 gene encoding AP-1 complex subunit beta-1-like isoform X2, translating to MTDSKYFTTTKKGEIFELKSELNSDKKEKKKEAVKKVIASMTVGKDVSALFPDVVNCMQTDNLELKKLVYLYLMNYAKSQPDMAIMAVNTFVKDCEDPNPLIRALAVRTMGCIRVDKITEYLCEPLRKCLKDEDPYVRKTAAICVAKLHDINASMVEDQGFLDQLKELLSDSNPMVVANAVASLTEINEASSSGQPLMELNAATMNKLLTALNECTEWGQVFILDALSQYSPKDEREAQSICERITPRLAHANAAVVLSAVKCLMKFMELMVGDSEFVKNLTKKLAPPLVTLLSSEPEVQYVALRNINLIVQKRPELLKHEMKVFFVKYNDPIYVKLEKLDIMIRLASEANIVQVLSELKEYATEVDVDFVRKAVRAIGRCAIKVETSAERCVSTLLDLIQTKVNYVVQEAIVVIKDIFRKYPNKYESIISTLCENLDTLDEPEARASMIWIIGEYAERIDNADELLESFLEGFHDENTQVQLQLLTAIVKLFLKRPTDTQELVQQVLSLATQDSDNPDLRDRGFIYWRLLSTDPGAAKEVVLAEKPLIAEETDLIEPTLLDELICHIASLASVYHKPPSAFVEGRTGLRRALPKSSGDNENNSDQQQQQQQQQQQPTVIPNQDSLIPDLLNMDISAPPVVPAAQPAYTGGTLDLLSGGLDSLLGGGGADAAAAPAAGATPPVGGANTSSAGLLGDIFGMPATAGQGYSLPKQLWLPANRGKGMEITGTFSRRNGIISMDMTIHNKAMQPITNFAIQLNKNSFGITPSATLNVPAPVAPNQSVDVSLILATTGPVQRMDPLTNLQVAIKNSVDVFYFATVMPMHIFFTEDGAMEKRVFLSTWKDIPSQNEVQFNIDNVNMNADGISNKLQANNVFTIAKRNVEGQDMLYQSIKLTNGIWVLTELKLQPGNTTIVLSLKSRATDVAQGINEAFQGILHS from the exons ATGacagactcaaaatacttcacTACCACCAAGAAGGGGGAAATATTTGAGCTAAAGTCTGAGCTCAATAgtgacaagaaagagaaaaagaaggaggctGTGAAGAAGGTCATTGCCTCTATGACAGTTG GGAAGGATGTGTCAGCTCTGTTTCCAGACGTAGTCAACTGCATGCAGACAGACAACTTGGAGCTGAAGAAATTGGTGTACCTTTACCTCATGAATTATGCTAAATCCCAGCCAGACATGGCAATTATGGCTGTTAACACCTTTGTTAAG GACTGTGAGGATCCCAATCCCTTGATCCGTGCCCTGGCTGTGCGCACAATGGGATGTATTCGTGTGGACAAGATTACTGAGTACCTCTGTGAGCCCCTGCGTAAGTGTCTCAAAGATGAGGATCCGTATGTGAGGAAGACAGCAGCCATCTGTGTGGCCAAGTTGCATGACATCAATGCTTCCATGGTGGAGGACCAGGGCTTCCTTGACCAGCTGAAAGAGCTCCTCTCAGACTCCAACCCAATG GTGGTTGCTAATGCAGTGGCCTCCCTGACGGAGATCAACGAGGCGAGCAGCTCAGGCCAGCCGCTGATGGAGCTCAATGCAGCCACCATGAACAAGCTACTCACGGCTCTCAATGAGTGTACTGAGTGGGGTCAAGTCTTCATCCTGGATGCCCTCTCACAGTACAGCCCGAAGGATGAACGTGAGGCACAGAG CATCTGTGAGCGTATCACTCCTCGCCTTGCTCATGCCAATGCAGCGGTCGTCCTCTCTGCTGTCAAGTGCCTCATGAAATTTATGGAGCTGATGGTTGGGGACTCTGAGTTTGTTAAGAACTTGACCAAGAAATTGGCACCTCCCCTGGTAACTCTGCTGTCGTCTGAGCCTGAG GTTCAATATGTTGCACTGAGGAACATCAACCTCATTGTGCAGAAGAGACCAGAGCTGCTTAAGCATGAGATGAAGGTGTTCTTTGTTAAATACAACGATCCCATCTATGTGAAGCTGGAGAAGCTGGACATTATGATCCGTTTGGCATCTGAAGCAAACATTGTGCAGGTCCTCTCAGAGCTTAAGGA ATATGCCACAGAGGTGGATGTGGACTTTGTGCGTAAGGCTGTTAGGGCCATTGGGCGCTGCGCCATCAAGGTGGAGACATCAGCTGAGCGTTGTGTCTCCACTCTCTTGGACCTGATCCAAACTAAG GTGAACTATGTGGTGCAAGAGGCCATTGTGGTCATCAAGGATATCTTCCGCAAGTATCCCAACAAGTATGAGAGCATCATCTCCACCCTCTGTGAGAATCTGGACACCCTGGATGAGCCTGAAGCCAG AGCCTCCATGATTTGGATCATTGGTGAGTATGCAGAGCGTATTGACAATGCTGATGAGCTGCTGGAGAGCTTCCTGGAGGGCTTCCATGATGAAAACACCCAAGTCCAGCTGCAGCTGCTTACAGCCATTGTGAAGCTGTTCCTCAAGCGGCCCACAGACACCCAGGAGCTGGTGCAACAG GTGCTTAGTCTGGCCACCCAGGACTCTGACAATCCAGATCTGAGGGACCGAGGCTTTATTTACTGGCGGCTTCTCTCTACAGACCCTGGGGCAGCCAAGGAG GTGGTATTGGCAGAAAAGCCCCTCATAGCTGAGGAGACAGACTTAATTGAGCCCACTCTGCTGGATGAATTGATCTGCCACATTGCCTCTTTGGCCTCCGTCTATCACAAGCCACCTTCTGCCTTTGTGGAAGGCCGTACTGGCCTGCGCAGGGCACTTCCAAAA TCATCAGGAGACAACGAAAATAACAGtgaccaacagcagcagcaacaacaacagcagcagcagcccacAGTCATTCCCAATCAGGATTCCCTCATCCCAGACCTGCTTAACATGGACATCAGTGCTCCTCCAGTTGTTCCTGCTGCTCAACCAG CATACACTGGTGGCACTCTTGACCTACTGAGCGGGGGCCTGGACTCCTTGCTGGGAGGAGGTGGGGCAGATGCTGCAGCTGCTCCAGCAGCAGGTGCAACTCCTCCAGTTGGTGGGGCAAACACCTCATCTGCAG GTTTATTGGGTGATATCTTTGGTATGCCTGCCACTGCTGGGCAAGGGTACAGTCTCCCCAAGCAGCTGTGGCTGCCAGCAAACCGTGGTAAAGGGATGGAGATCACTGGCACCTTCTCCCGCAG GAATGGCATAATCTCAATGGACATGACTATCCACAACAAGGCCATGCAGCCCATCACAAACTTTGCAATCCAGCTTAACAAGAACAGCTTTGGAATCACTCCATCAGCAACTCTCAATGTTCCTGCCCCTGTGGCCCCCAACCAGTCTGTAGATGTGTCCCTCATCCTGGCCACCACAGGTCCTGTCCAGCGTATGGACCCCCTCACCAACCTGCAG GTTGCCATTAAGAACAGTGTTGATGTGTTCTACTTTGCCACTGTGATGCCCATGCACATCTTCTTCACGGAGGACGGTGCCATGGAGAAGCGAGTATTCCTTTCCACTTGGAAGGACATCCCCAGCCAGAATGAAGTCCAGTTCAATATTGACAATGTGAATATGAATGCAG ATGGAATTTCCAACAAGCTTCAGGCTAATAATGTCTTCACCATTGCCAAGCGTAATGTGGAGGGGCAGGATATGCTTTATCAGTCCATTAAGCTCACCAATGGGATCTGGGTGCTGACAGAGCTTAAGCTGCAGCCTGGCAACACGACCATTGTA CTTTCCCTCAAATCACGAGCTACAGATGTTGCACAAGGAATCAACGAGGCCTTCCAGGGCATCCTGCACTCCTAA
- the LOC135104490 gene encoding uncharacterized protein LOC135104490 isoform X2 — protein MTEKVAAAGSPKRDASCSPTLATGSPGGSRVLPWLTALVLFSVASWCFLAWRHIHLEWRVDRLEGELEARLEQRLQQLGLKSQVPPAPAPTHIRVARDVAADNCICPPGKN, from the coding sequence ATGACGGagaaggtggcggcggcggggagCCCCAAGAGGGACGCTAGCTGCTCCCCCACCCTGGCCACGGGCAGCCCCGGGGGCAGCCGAGTTCTGCCCTGGCTGACCGCCCTCGTCCTGTTCAGCGTGGCCTCCTGGTGCTTCCTGGCCTGGCGACACATTCACCTCGAGTGGAGGGTGGACCGATTGGAGGGTGAGCTGGAAGCACGCCTCGAGCAGCGCCTCCAGCAGCTGGGACTTAAGTCTCAAGTCCCGCCCGCACCCGCGCCTACCCACATCCGCGTGGCGAGGGACGTGGCCGCTGACAACTGCATCTGTCCCCCAG
- the LOC135104490 gene encoding uncharacterized protein LOC135104490 isoform X1 → MTEKVAAAGSPKRDASCSPTLATGSPGGSRVLPWLTALVLFSVASWCFLAWRHIHLEWRVDRLEGELEARLEQRLQQLGLKSQVPPAPAPTHIRVARDVAADNCICPPGTCM, encoded by the coding sequence ATGACGGagaaggtggcggcggcggggagCCCCAAGAGGGACGCTAGCTGCTCCCCCACCCTGGCCACGGGCAGCCCCGGGGGCAGCCGAGTTCTGCCCTGGCTGACCGCCCTCGTCCTGTTCAGCGTGGCCTCCTGGTGCTTCCTGGCCTGGCGACACATTCACCTCGAGTGGAGGGTGGACCGATTGGAGGGTGAGCTGGAAGCACGCCTCGAGCAGCGCCTCCAGCAGCTGGGACTTAAGTCTCAAGTCCCGCCCGCACCCGCGCCTACCCACATCCGCGTGGCGAGGGACGTGGCCGCTGACAACTGCATCTGTCCCCCAG